Below is a window of Desulfuromonas sp. DNA.
CCACTGGCCAGGACTCTCAGCCTGATCAGTAAAAAGATCGAATTCACTGGCCGCGGAAAAATCCTCGTGGTTTGCGCCGGTACCTCCGACCTACCGGTGGCTCGTGAAGCGATTGTCACCGCGCGCATGCTCGGCAACGAAGTTGAAGAACTGGTCGATGTCGGCGTGGCCGGCATCCATCGCCTGCTTGCCAAGACCGGAAAACTCCATGACGCCGCCGTCATTATCGTCGTCGCCGGCATGGAGGGGGCCCTTCCTTCGGTGGTCGGCGGCTTGGTCGGCGTACCGGTGATTGCTGTCCCGACTTCAGTCGGCTACGGCGCCGCCTTCGGCGGTATCGCCGCTCTGCTCGGCATGCTCAACTCCTGCGCCAGCGGTGTGACCGTTGTTAATATCGACAACGGCTTCGGCGCGGCCTTTGCCGCGAACAGGATAAACAAGGGATAAGGTGTAAAGGGGAAAGGTTAAAAAACCCTCTTCCCCGTGCGACGCCGCCGCAGAGCAGTGGAGTTTTACAGGAATTTGAGGGAAAACTGTCTGAGGACAGAAGTGCCCGAAGGGGACTGACGGACGAGTTTTTTTCCGAGCTGTAAAACGGAACGGAACGAAGGGAACCCGCCAACGGCGGGCAAGGAACCCGGGGCGCCTTTCTTTGCTTCGTTTCTTTGGGCGAGCAAAGAAATGAAGGCGTCATGCAGGGACGCAACCCCGCGACTTCGATTTTAAGGAATTACCTAAAGAAGCCATGCGCACCCTCTATCTCGACACTTTTTCCGGCATCGCCGGCGACATGTTTCTTGGCCTGATGCTTGACCTCGGTGTCGACAAAGAAACTATTCTAACCGAACTTAATAAGCTTGGTCTGGCTGGCTACACCATCGCTGCCCGCATCGAAAAACGCTGCGGTATTGCCGGGACCTACGTCGATATCAGTTATGATGAAGATCAGCCGGCCCGCACCTGGCAATCGATCGATCACATGATTGCCGACTCTGACATGGAACAGTTGGACAAGGATCTGGCGCGCCGGATTTTCAAACGGCTCGGCGAGGCGGAGGCAAAAATTCACGGCATCTCTCTTGAAAAGGTTCATTTTCATGAAGTCGGCGCCATTGACTCGATCATCGATATCGTCGGAGCCGCTATTGCCATCAACCGGCTTGGCGTCGAACAGGTTTTCTGCTCTCCACTTCCGCTCGGTCTCGGTTCGATCAACTCGGCCCACGGCACCTACCCGTTACCGGCCCCGGCAACCCTCGAAGTTTTGAGCGGCTTTCCGGTCGGCACCGATGACTCCAGCCTTGAGCTGGTGACACCGACCGGTGCGGTGATCGCTGTCGAGCTCGCCACCTTCGTGCCGATGCCGGAAATGGTCATTGAGAAGATCGGCTATGGCCTTGGCACACGCGATTTGCAGCAGAGACCGAACGTGCTGCGCGGCATTATCGGCGACGCCGATGAAATCGGAGAAAACTTTGATTCGGTCAGCGTTATCGAAACCCATCTCGACGACTGCAACCCGGAATGGCTCGGCTACCTGATGAACCATCTCTTCGAAAACGGCGCCCTTGATGTCGCCTACACGCCGCTGCAGATGAAGAAGAACCGCCCCGGCATCAGGGTCACAGTGATCTCTCCACCCGAAAAGGAGCTCGTTCTCGAATCAAATCTTTTGGAAAACAGCTCCGCCATCGGCGTCCGCCGCTATCGGACCCGGCGCCGTAAACTTGGCCGCAAAACCGAGATGGTCACCACCAGCCTCGGTGACGTTGCGCTCAAATGCCTGTATGACGATAATAAGCTGGTCCGTGTCACTCCGGAATACGAAAGTTGCCGACAGCTCGCCGAACAGAACAAGGTGCCGCTGCCTGAAGTCTATCGACTGGCCGAGCGAGCGGCCGACCACCTCTTCAATGACCGGGGGGACTTATGACCCGCTTCATCCTGTTTCTTTCCAGTAATGCCGGACTCGGTTATGCCCCGTATGCCTCCGGTACCGTCGGCACCCTTGCCGGTATCCCTGTTTTCTGGTTAATGGCACCGATGCCAGCATGGCTCTACGGAGTCACCTGGCTCGGTCTTCTGGCGATCTCGTTCTGGGCCTCCGACTTTGCCGGCAAGCATTACGGCGTCGTCGATGACGGCCGGATTGTCATTGACGAACTGGTCGGCTACCTGGTCACGGTCGCCTTTTTGCCATTTACCTGGACAACCGCAATTCTCGGTTTCCTCTTCTTCCGCCTGTTCGATATCACCAAGCCATACCCCGCTTCCTGGTTTGACAAAAAGATGAAAAACGGCATCGGCGTCGTCCTCGACGATGTCGTCGCCGGCATCTATGGTGCTATCGCTCTGCAGATCTGCCTGCGCTGGCTGATCCCCTGGATAAAGGAAATATTCTGATGCCAAAGATTGCGATCCTTGCCATCGGCGACGAACTGCTCAACGGCAGCCTCAGCGATACCAACAGCGCAGCTATCGCCCGCCTGCTGGCCCAGGATGGTTTTATCATCAGCGAGGTTCGGATCGTCGGCGACGAGACCGGGTCGATGACCTCCGCCGTTGCAGAACTGGCCGGCCGCTTCGATGTCCTGATCACGACCGGCGGACTCGGTCCGACGACGGACGACCTCACCGCCGAAGCCCTGGCCGTAGCCTGCGGGACCGAGCTCGCCCTGAATGAAGATGCGCTCCGGCTGGTCGATGCTTATTTCGAACGACTCGGCCGACCGAAACACCAACGCAATATCAAGTCGGCAACAATGCCGATCGGCGCCACCCCCCTGCAGAACCCGCGCGGCACCGCTCCCGGCATACAGCTGCAGCGGGGAACCTGCCAGATTTTTTCACTGCCGGGCGTCCCCGATGAAATGACGGCGATGATCGATTCGGCGATCCGGCCGGAACTGGTCAGAATATTCGGTCGTCAGCCCTATGAACCGGAACGGATCCTGACCCTGTTCGGCATTCCGGAGCCATTGGTCGAAGAGAAACTTCTGGCGGTCGGACTGCCTGTGGGGGTCGCATTGGCGTTCGGCGTTGAATTCCCGCTGGTCCTGGTCAAACTCCGGGCAACTGGCGCGAATGCCGCCGGCCGGCTTGACCAGGCGGTAGCAATCGTCGAATCGGTTTATATCGAACAGATCGTTGCCCGCGGTAGCGCCACGCTGGCTGACACAACCGCAGCCATGTTGATTGAGTCAGGGAAAACTCTCGCCCTGGCCGAATCATGCACCGGGGGGCTGATCGGCAAGATGTTGACTGACATCCCCGGATCATCCGCCTTCCTCGACCGCGGCGCCATCACCTATTCCAACCAGGCCAAGCATGACTGGCTGAATGTCAGCAAGAAAATTCTTGAAGAAGAAGGCGCGGTCAGCGAATCCTGCGCCCGGGCCATGGCCGAGGGCATTCGGCAATCAGCCGCGACCGATTACGCCCTGGCGGTGACCGGCATCGCCGGACCGGACGGCGGCACCACAGAAAAACCGGTCGGAACCGTATTTGTCGGATTGGCTGGTCCGGCCGGAACCATTGTCGAGCGCTATCAATTCACTGGTGACCGCGGTCGCATCAGGATGCGCACAGCCTGTGCCGGCCTGGCGATGCTGCAGCAGCGGCTGCGCAAAGAATCATGATGCCGGAGAAACCGGTTCGCTGTTTCATTGCCATCCCGCTTTCCGAGCCGGTCAAGGCTGCCATTACCTCTATCCAGAGGCGCCTGCAACAGGACTTGCCGGGCACCCGTTGGACCAAACCGGAGACGATGCATCTGACCCTTCATTTTTTCGGCGAACTCGGCTACGAGAACCTTGATAAAGCAGGCTCGGTTATGGTATCGATAGGGAGTTTATTCCGGCCTTTTACAATTGCACTTCACGGCCTCGGGGCGTTCCCGTCCCCGGACCGTGCCAGGGTGTTCTGGCTGGGGATAAAGAGCGCCAGCCTGACCATGCTTCACACGCATCTGCTCGAAAAGCTTGCGTCGGCTGGTTTTACCTGCGAAGAACGGCCCTTCGAGCCGCACATCACGCTCGGCCGGAGCCGCAGGGGCATGCAAAAGGCGGGACATATTCTGTCCCATGAGGGGGATATGTTTGCAGGTGAGATGACGGTCGACCGGCTGGTTCTTTACGAAAGCGAACTGCTTTCGTCAGGAGCTGTCCACCACCCTCGACAGACGATTCATTTCACTGCAGACTGAATTCAGGAGCATAAAGCGCCAGTCATCTCCGGTCTGCCGCTTTATCAGAGGAGGAAAAACCGACATGTCCGACAACAACCGCGAAAGAGCCATCGATCTGGCAATGAGTCAGATTGAAAAACAGTTCGGCAAAGGGAGCATAATGCGCCTCGGCGAGGATACGGTCCTGCCCGGCATACAAGGAATTTCAACAGGCGCCCTGAGCCTCGATATCGCCCTCGGCGTCGGCGGTGTGCCGCGCGGCCGAATCGTTGAAATCTATGGTCCGGAATCATCCGGCAAGACGACCCTGGCTCTGCATATTGCGGCCGAAGCCCAGAAGACTGGCGGCATCGCTGCTTTTGTTGATGCCGAGCATGCCCTCGATATCTCTTATGCCAAAAAACTTGGCGTCAACGCCGACGATCTGCTGGTTTCACAGCCCGACACCGGCGAGCAGGCCCTCGAAATTGTCGAGGTTCTGGTCCGCAGCGGCGCCATTGATGTCCTCGTCGTCGATTCGGTCGCAGCCCTGGTGCCGCGCGCTGAAATCGAAGGTGAAATGGGTGATTCGCACATGGGCCTGCAGGCCCGTCTGATGTCGCAGGCCTTGCGCAAACTGACGGCGACCATCAGCAAATCAAACTGCTGCGTTATCTTTATCAACCAGATCCGGATGAAAATCGGGGTCATGTTCGGCAACCCCGAAACAACCACCGGCGGCAACGCACTGAAATTCTATTCATCGGTCCGGATGGATATCCGCCGGATCGGCGCCCTGAAACAGGGCCAGGACGTGATCGGCAACCGGACCCGGGTCAAAATCGTCAAGAACAAGGTCGCACCGCCATTCAAGGAAGTCGAGTTTGATATCATGTATGGGCAAGGCATCTCCCGGGTCGGCGACCTGCTCGATCTCGCGACCGAGGCTGAGATCGTCGAAAAAAGCGGGGCCTGGTTCTCTTACGGTGAGGACCGGATCGGCCAGGGACGTGAAAACGTCAAGGTGTTCCTCAAGGAGAACCCGGACATCGCAGCCGATATCGAAAAGAAGTTACGTGAGAAACTTGAGCTTGCGGTTTCCGAATCGCAGGCTGAGGCTGAGGAGGCCTGATCGATGAATCTGACCGATATCCTGGGTATGGGAATGAAGGCACGGGCTTCAGACATTCATCTTAAGCCGGGCCTGCCGCCGGTATACCGGATTGACGGCACCTTGCGCCCGCATCCGAAACTGCCACGCCTGACCCCTGAACTGACCCATGATTTCGCCATGGAAATCATGAACGACATCCAGAAGGTCCGTTTCGAAGAAATCCACGAAGTCGATCTGAGCTACGGTGTCCCCGGACTCGGTCGTTTCCGTGTCAACGCCTTTACCCAGCGCGGGTCGGTCTCGCTGGTCTTTCGTTTCATCCCTTTTGAAATCAAGGGCATTGAGGATCTGACCCTGCCGCCGGTCATCAAAAAGATCGCTTCCGAGAACCGCGGTCTCGTCCTGGTTACCGGAGCCACCGGCTCCGGCAAATCGACGACACTGGCATCGATGATCGACTACATCAATGCCGAACGAACAGCCCATATTGTCACTATTGAGGATCCGATTGAATACCTGCACCGTGACAAGAAGTGTATTATCAATCAACGTGAGGTCGGCTTCGACACTGAAGGATACGATGTCGCCTTGAAAAGTGCCTTGCGCCAGGATCCCGACGTCATTCTGGTCGGCGAGATGCGAGACTTTGAAACGATCGAAACAGCGATCACCGCTGCCGAAACGGGTCACCTTGTTCTTTCAACCCTGCATACTATTGACGCCCCGGAGACGATCAACCGGATCATTTCGGTTTATCCGCCCTACCAGCAACGTCAGGTGAGGATGCAGTTGGCCGGGATCATCAAGGGCGTTGTTTCACAGCGTCTTGTCCCTCGCGCCGACGGCAAAGGCCGGGTTCCGGCAGTCGAGGTCATGGTTTCAACGGCGCGGGTCCGCGAACTGATTGATGACAAGGAAAAAACCAGACTGCTTCGTGATACGATCCAGGCCGGCTATACGAGCTACGGAATGCAGACCTTCGACCAGTCTTTGATGTGGCTCCTGAAACAGGAAATCATAACCTTTGAAGAGGCCTTGCGCCAGTGCTCGAATCCGGATGACTTTAAACTCAAGGTTTCCGGGGTTTCATCTACATCCGATCTCTCATGGGAAGATTTTGACAAGGACAAGGAGAATGAGGGGTCCGAAGATCCGGAAATCGAACGATTCTGATCCGTTTACCGTCGCCCTGAGGTTGTTGACCTATCGTGACCGGAGCACGACCGAGCTGACCAGAAAGTTGCGGGAACGCGGTTTTGGACAAAACGATATCGATCCGGTTCTTAACCGCTGCCTCGAACTTGGATACCTGAGCGATGAGCGTTTCGCATTTTCCCGCGCCCGGGCACTGGTCAGCAGTGGCCGGGCGGTCGGTATCCGGGCCCTGAACGAACTGAAAAAAGCCGGAGTCGCTATCGATCTTGCTGAACGGGCGCTGGCCGAGGCGGAAACCGAGCAGGACTTACCAGATCTAATGGATGAAATTCGTCGGCGGAAATTTCCCGATTTTGAATTTGACACGGCG
It encodes the following:
- a CDS encoding damage-inducible protein CinA — translated: MPKIAILAIGDELLNGSLSDTNSAAIARLLAQDGFIISEVRIVGDETGSMTSAVAELAGRFDVLITTGGLGPTTDDLTAEALAVACGTELALNEDALRLVDAYFERLGRPKHQRNIKSATMPIGATPLQNPRGTAPGIQLQRGTCQIFSLPGVPDEMTAMIDSAIRPELVRIFGRQPYEPERILTLFGIPEPLVEEKLLAVGLPVGVALAFGVEFPLVLVKLRATGANAAGRLDQAVAIVESVYIEQIVARGSATLADTTAAMLIESGKTLALAESCTGGLIGKMLTDIPGSSAFLDRGAITYSNQAKHDWLNVSKKILEEEGAVSESCARAMAEGIRQSAATDYALAVTGIAGPDGGTTEKPVGTVFVGLAGPAGTIVERYQFTGDRGRIRMRTACAGLAMLQQRLRKES
- a CDS encoding TIGR00299 family protein translates to MRTLYLDTFSGIAGDMFLGLMLDLGVDKETILTELNKLGLAGYTIAARIEKRCGIAGTYVDISYDEDQPARTWQSIDHMIADSDMEQLDKDLARRIFKRLGEAEAKIHGISLEKVHFHEVGAIDSIIDIVGAAIAINRLGVEQVFCSPLPLGLGSINSAHGTYPLPAPATLEVLSGFPVGTDDSSLELVTPTGAVIAVELATFVPMPEMVIEKIGYGLGTRDLQQRPNVLRGIIGDADEIGENFDSVSVIETHLDDCNPEWLGYLMNHLFENGALDVAYTPLQMKKNRPGIRVTVISPPEKELVLESNLLENSSAIGVRRYRTRRRKLGRKTEMVTTSLGDVALKCLYDDNKLVRVTPEYESCRQLAEQNKVPLPEVYRLAERAADHLFNDRGDL
- a CDS encoding RNA 2',3'-cyclic phosphodiesterase encodes the protein MMPEKPVRCFIAIPLSEPVKAAITSIQRRLQQDLPGTRWTKPETMHLTLHFFGELGYENLDKAGSVMVSIGSLFRPFTIALHGLGAFPSPDRARVFWLGIKSASLTMLHTHLLEKLASAGFTCEERPFEPHITLGRSRRGMQKAGHILSHEGDMFAGEMTVDRLVLYESELLSSGAVHHPRQTIHFTAD
- a CDS encoding 1-(5-phosphoribosyl)-5-amino-4-imidazole-carboxylate carboxylase; translation: MDPKQLEIILLELQQGKADIEDIMQKLRDLPFEETGEATIDHHRELRQGVPEVIFGEGKTVEQLQKIIGRMSENGSNVLTTRIDAEKAEKLLGQFPEAEYDPLARTLSLISKKIEFTGRGKILVVCAGTSDLPVAREAIVTARMLGNEVEELVDVGVAGIHRLLAKTGKLHDAAVIIVVAGMEGALPSVVGGLVGVPVIAVPTSVGYGAAFGGIAALLGMLNSCASGVTVVNIDNGFGAAFAANRINKG
- a CDS encoding recombinase RecX, with product MTLNSRFPGFHLHPISHGKILTRTRRMRGPKIRKSNDSDPFTVALRLLTYRDRSTTELTRKLRERGFGQNDIDPVLNRCLELGYLSDERFAFSRARALVSSGRAVGIRALNELKKAGVAIDLAERALAEAETEQDLPDLMDEIRRRKFPDFEFDTATEKEKNRVLNFFRRRGFPVSMILTVLKSE
- a CDS encoding phosphatidylglycerophosphatase A gives rise to the protein MTRFILFLSSNAGLGYAPYASGTVGTLAGIPVFWLMAPMPAWLYGVTWLGLLAISFWASDFAGKHYGVVDDGRIVIDELVGYLVTVAFLPFTWTTAILGFLFFRLFDITKPYPASWFDKKMKNGIGVVLDDVVAGIYGAIALQICLRWLIPWIKEIF
- a CDS encoding type IV pili twitching motility protein PilT yields the protein MNLTDILGMGMKARASDIHLKPGLPPVYRIDGTLRPHPKLPRLTPELTHDFAMEIMNDIQKVRFEEIHEVDLSYGVPGLGRFRVNAFTQRGSVSLVFRFIPFEIKGIEDLTLPPVIKKIASENRGLVLVTGATGSGKSTTLASMIDYINAERTAHIVTIEDPIEYLHRDKKCIINQREVGFDTEGYDVALKSALRQDPDVILVGEMRDFETIETAITAAETGHLVLSTLHTIDAPETINRIISVYPPYQQRQVRMQLAGIIKGVVSQRLVPRADGKGRVPAVEVMVSTARVRELIDDKEKTRLLRDTIQAGYTSYGMQTFDQSLMWLLKQEIITFEEALRQCSNPDDFKLKVSGVSSTSDLSWEDFDKDKENEGSEDPEIERF
- the recA gene encoding recombinase RecA, which encodes MSDNNRERAIDLAMSQIEKQFGKGSIMRLGEDTVLPGIQGISTGALSLDIALGVGGVPRGRIVEIYGPESSGKTTLALHIAAEAQKTGGIAAFVDAEHALDISYAKKLGVNADDLLVSQPDTGEQALEIVEVLVRSGAIDVLVVDSVAALVPRAEIEGEMGDSHMGLQARLMSQALRKLTATISKSNCCVIFINQIRMKIGVMFGNPETTTGGNALKFYSSVRMDIRRIGALKQGQDVIGNRTRVKIVKNKVAPPFKEVEFDIMYGQGISRVGDLLDLATEAEIVEKSGAWFSYGEDRIGQGRENVKVFLKENPDIAADIEKKLREKLELAVSESQAEAEEA